A window of Pseudanabaena sp. ABRG5-3 contains these coding sequences:
- a CDS encoding DUF29 domain-containing protein: MTQTIAPKTTLYDRDLNLWLGDAIAKLKAGDFHNLDVENLIEELEGLAGRDRREVSNRLKRLIEHILKRCYVDMPECYRGWEVTIINQRDELEDIFIQSPSLKQVFSQSFDDAFKKALRLVKTEYREVAFPDTWQFGRDIDTMLNVDFWE; this comes from the coding sequence ATGACTCAAACAATCGCGCCAAAAACAACCTTGTACGATCGCGACCTTAATTTGTGGTTAGGAGATGCGATCGCCAAGTTAAAAGCAGGTGACTTTCATAATCTCGATGTTGAAAACTTAATAGAGGAGTTAGAGGGCTTGGCGGGTAGAGACAGACGTGAGGTGTCCAATAGGCTTAAACGACTGATAGAGCATATTCTGAAACGATGCTATGTCGATATGCCTGAATGTTATCGGGGCTGGGAAGTCACAATCATTAATCAGCGTGATGAACTTGAGGATATTTTTATCCAGTCTCCAAGCCTCAAACAGGTCTTTTCTCAATCCTTTGATGATGCGTTTAAAAAAGCCTTGAGACTTGTGAAGACTGAATATCGAGAGGTTGCTTTCCCTGATACATGGCAATTCGGGCGCGATATCGATACGATGCTTAATGTTGATTTTTGGGAGTAG